GGCATTGGTACGCCCGTGAAAGTGTGGGTCCGAACCGTTGCGGCAGTCCTGATGTTTACCACGGCGGCACTTGCTCAGGCGCCGCAACTCGACCCTGGCGAAAAGCTCGAGAAGCTGCAGTTCCCGGCCGTTACAATGCAGATCAAAGGCTGGACCAAGTTCGGCAACAGCGATGTCTATACTCTGCCAGTGCGGGCCGGTCAGCGTGTGAAGATCAGCTTCACGACCAAGAGCCAGTTCGCGTTTCTTGCGATTTTCGATCTTTCGAAGACGGATGACGAAGCTTTCTTCGGGACGGACGAGGACGGCACGACGCTTGATGTGATCGTAAAGGATAACACCACGTGGTTTTTGCGGCCCTATTATTCCAAGGTCTCGCCACGCCGTGGTCTGGGAGCCCCGTATACGCTGCTGATCGAGCCGCAGCCAGTCGGCGAGCCGCAGCCCGCCACACCGCAAGAGCCGGAGCGCCCTTCACTCTTTCGGCCTGCACCCTCGAAATCCGGCACCGGCGAATAGGTCAAGACAGTTCGCCGAGCAAGCTGCCAAGCTCGCCAAGGTGGGCGATCTTGCGAAAGCGTGGCGCATCCTTGGGTTCGTCGACGTGCTCCAGAACCCAAGTCAGTTCATGCGGCACGAAGACGCCGTAGCTTCCGGCGGCAATCGCCGGCACGATGTCGGATTTCAGTGAGTTGCCGACCATCATCGCCCGCTCCGGACCATCTCCGACCTTCGAGAAAATCCGGCGATAGGTGACCGCGGACTTCTCCGAGACGATCTCGACTGCATCGAAGAAATCGCCGAGGCCGGACTGCGCGAGCTTGCGTTCCTGGTCGAACAGGTCGCCCTTGGTGATCAGCACGAGCAGGTAATTTCCAGACAGCTCTTCCAGCGTCTCGCGCACATGCGGCATTGTCTCGACCGGATGGGACAGAAGATCGCGGCCCGTATCGAGAATTTGGGCAATGACGCTCGTTGGCACCTTGCCTTCGGTGATTTCGATTGCTGTCTCGATCATCGACAGCGTGAAGCCCTTTATGCCGAAGCCATAGTGACTGAGATTGCGCTTCTCTGCCTCCAGTAGACGCTCCGAAATTTTCGGACCCTCGGCGAAATCGGCGAGCATTTCCCTAAATTGCGCTTCGGTCAGCCGGTAATATTGTTCGTTCTGCCAGAGCGTATCATCGGCATCGAAGCCGATAGTCGTCAGCGCATGTGTGCTCATCTCAAGCTCCTGCAATCCATGAAGCAATCTATTGAGCGGCTGCGTCGAGACAAGGGCTTTTGCTTTTTCGTCGCAGCACCGTGCATTGGCGTTGAAAAGCAGATGATCGGCATTAGGTAACTATCGCCCACCTGCAGCCAGCCCCCGGCTGTGCCTGACATGTGCGGGCCAACAATCAAAAAAATCGGTTCAGCAGTCCGCAAGCGGCCGCTTGCGGCCGACACAAGGAAATTTCTCCATGCGATACAATCAACTCGGAAATACGGGACTTTTTGTCTCGGAAATCTGCCTCGGCACCATGACTTTCGGCGAGGCGGTCAGCGGCACCATGTGGGGTTCCATTGCCGATGTGGACCAGAAGGCGGCAGACCAGATCGTTGAGCGCTCGCTCGCTGCCGGCGTCAATTTCATCGACACCGCAGATGTCTATTCCTCCGGTGAATCAGAAAGGCTGCTCGGCCAGGCGCTGAAGAACCTCGATGTTCCGCGCAAGGACGTCGTCATCGCCACCAAGGTTTACGGCGTGATGGGCGACAAGCCGAACGATCGCGGCGCATCGCGCGGTCACATCATGGATTCTGTCGAGGCCAGTCTGAAGCGGTTGCAGACGGACCATATCGATCTCTACCAGATCCACGCAACCGATCCCGTCACCCCGATCGACGAGACACTGCGCGCTTTCGACGATCTCATCTCGCGTGGCCTCGTGCGCTATATCGGCGTTTCCAACTGGCAGGCGTGGCGGATCGCCAAGGCGCTCGGCATTTCCGAGCGCCGCGGCTTGGCCCGTTTCGAAACCGTCCAGGCCTACTACTCCATCGCCGGTCGCGATCTGGAGCGGGAAATCGTGCCGCTGATGAATGAGGAGAAGATCGGCCTGATGGTCTGGTCGCCGCTCGCAGGCGGTTTACTCTCCGGCAAATTTGGCCCCGGCGCGCCAGGCAACGGCGAAGGCCGCCGCGCCAATTTCGACTTTCCGCCAGTGGACAGGGAAAAGGCCTGGGCCTGTGTGGCCGTCATGCGCGATATTGCCGAGAAGCACGGCAGCAACGTCGCAACCGTTGCGCTCGCTTATGTCCTTGCAAAACCATTCGTGACCAGCGTCATCATCGGCGCCAAGCGCATCGATCAGCTCGACCAAAACCTTGCCGCCGTCAGGCTGAAGCTCGATGCTGGCGACATGGAGAACCTCGATAGGGTCAGTGCGTTGGCACCGGAATATCCAGGCTGGATGCTGTCGCGCCAGGGTGCGGCCCGCCGGCCGGAACCGTTTGAGCCGAACGCCTAAGAACGGCGAACTGAAACGCCGGTGCGGGAAGCGCCGGCGTTTTTGCTGATGACGCTCATTGCCGCGGGCTTTCAGCCAGGCATTCATGTCTGCGATCTCCGCTTCCTGAGACTTGCCGCGCCGCGCCGGGGGAACCGTGGACGCGCCCGGATCGTGGAGGAAGGGCAGCGGCTCTGCGTTGAAGGGATACTTTGGGCAAAGCTTGGCGCCCGCTCGGAAAATCCTCCGCTTTCAAGCGGGCTAAGATGTTAAGGTCGTTCCCGCCCATTAGGTGGGCTGCCCTTCGATCTTCGATTCTGCCTTGCGCTTCAAGTCCCTGAGCCCTTGCCGCTATCCTTCCAATCCGCTAGGAAACCGCCACTGTCACGATTGAGCGGAATGCTTTGGAAATGAACGAGAAGCAGAAGAAACCACAAAAGCTCAAGGCTCGCTTGCCGCGCGGCTTCGTCGACCGTTCGGCCGCCGATATCCGCGCAGTCAACGAGATGATCGCAAGGATACGCGAGGTCTATGAGCATTATGGTTTCGATCCGGTCGAAACGCCGCTCTTCGAATATACCGACGCGCTCGGCAAGTTCCTGCCCGACAGCGACCGCCCGAACGAGGGTGTCTTCTCGCTGCAGGACGATGACGACCAGTGGATGAGCCTGCGCTACGACCTGACGGCGCCGCTTGCCCGCCACGTCGCAGAGAATTTCAACGAGATCCAGCTACCTTACCGCACCTATCGCGCCGGCTACGTGTTCCGCAATGAAAAGCCGGGTCCCGGCCGCTTCCGCCAATTCATGCAGTTCGATGCCGACACCGTCGGCGCGCCAGGCGTGCAGGCCGATGCCGAAATGTGCATGATGATGGCCGATACGCTGGAAGCCCTCGGAATCAAGCGCGGGGATTATGTGATCCGGGTGAACAACCGCAAGGTTCTGGATGGAGTGCTGGAGGCGATCGGCCTCGGCGACGAGGACAAGGCAGGACAGCGCCTCAACGTGCTGCGCGCCATCGATAAGCTCGACAAGTTCGGTCCCGAGGGTGTGCGGCTGCTGCTCGGCGAAGGCCGAAAGGATGAATCTGGTGACTTCACCAAGGGTGCGGGGCTGACGCCGCAGCAGATTGATCGATTACTTGACTTCATCAGTATCTTGCAAACGGCAGAAACGGCGCTCGGTTCTCACCCGTTGGTGCAAAACCCAGTGGCCGGTGACCAGGTTGACGTAGGGGCTATTTTTGACACGCTTCACAACAACTTCAAAGATTCTCCTAAAGGCATTGAGGGGGTTCTTGAGCTAAAGCAGATTTGGCAATTGGTTGAAGCAGCGGACTACGGTCCGGATCGCATCAAGATCGACCCCTCCGTCGTGCGCGGCCTAGAATACTACACCGGCCCGGTCTACGAAGCCGAACTGCTCTTCGACGTGACCAACGAAAAGGGTGAAAAGGTAGTCTTTGGCTCGGTCGGTGGCGGTGGCCGTTATGACGGTCTCGTCTCCCGCTTCATGGGCCAGCCGGTTCCAGCAACCGGCTTTTCGATCGGCGTTTCGCGCCTGATGACGGCGCTGAAGAACCTCGGCAAGCTTGGCCAGAGGGAGGTCATCGAGCCGGTGCTCGTCACAGTCATGGATGGCCAGGACATGGATGCCTTGGGCCGCTACCAGCGCATGACGCAAGAGCTGCGCGCTGCCGGCATCCGCGCCGAAATGTTCCAGGGCAACTGGAAGAAGTTCGGCAACCAGCTGAAATATGCCGACCGCCGCGGCTGCCCGATCGCCATCATCCAGGGCGGCGACGAGCGTGCGCAAGGCGTCGCGCAGATCAAGGACCTGATCGAAGGCAAGCGCCTGTCCGGCGAGATCGAGGACAATGCCAGCTGGCGCGAGGCGCGGGTGGCGCAGGAGACCGTCGCCGAGGCCGATCTTGTGGCCAAGGTGAGGGAAATACTGGCGGCTCAGGCGGAGGATCGCGCAAGGGCGGGCGGCAATGGGTGATTTTCCCCTCTCACCGCAAGGGCCATTGGCTTTGAGCCCTGCTGTCCTTCCCAACGCAGCCTTCGCTTGGTCGACTTGGCCGTTTTCCTCGTTCGGCAATCGCTGCGGCCTGGTCCTTTCCCCTTGTGGGGAGGGGTTGGGGAGGGATCTTTATCTGGGAGCCAGCCCATGGCCCTGATCAACCTCCCCGATTTCGCCAACGACCTCCTGGACGAATTTGCCGCCCGCAAGGCGGAGCGGATCGACACGCCGGTCATCCAGCCGGCCGAGCCCTTCCTCGACATTGCCGGCGAAGACCTGCGCCGCCGCATCTTCATGACGGAAAGCGAAACCGGCGCCAGCCTCTGCCTGCGGCCGGAATTTACCATTCCCGTCTGCATCCGCCACATCGAGACGGCAACCGGCACGCCGAAACGCTATTCCTATCTCGGCGAAGTCTTTCGCCAGCGCCGCGAGGGTGGAAACGAATTCTATCAGGCAGGCATCGAAGACCTTGGCGACATCAATATCGCCAGCGCCGACGCCCGCGCGGTCGGCGATGCGACCGGCATCCTGGCGCGGCTTCTTCCTGGCAAACGCATCACGGTCACGCTGGGCGATCAGGCCGTCTTCGAAGCTGTGGTCCAGGCGCTCGGCCTGCCGCTCGGATGGCAAAAGCGGCTGATCCACGCCTTTGGCAGTATGGGCCAGCTTGAAGCGCTTCTTGCGAGCCTCGTCAGTCCCCAATTCGTGACCGACCTCGATGACGATGTCGCACGGCTGATTACCGCCGGCGACGAGGCGGCGCTGATCGCCCACATCGACGCGACGATGAACAGAACAGGCTATTCCTCGAATGCCAGCCGCTCCCCGGCTGAAATCGCCCGTCGGCTGAAGGAGAAGCTGGTCCTTTCCGAAACGCGCCTCGATGATGCGGCCTTCCGCGTGCTCGAAGAGTTCCTGTCGCTGAGGGTGCCGCTCATCAATGCGTCGGCTGCTCTGGCCGGTTTTGCCGATGCGGCCGGATTGAAGCTCGGCAATGCGCTGTCTCGCTTCGATGGCAGGGTAGCCGCCCTCGGCAATGCCGGGATCGACCTCGGCTCCATCGATTATCGCGCAGCCTTCGGTCGCCCGCTCGATTATTACACCGGCCTTGTCTTCGAGGTGGGCATCCAGGGTTCGTCCGCCGTGCTCGCAGGCGGCGGACGCTTCGACAGGCTGTTGACGCTGCTGGGCGCCAAGGATCGTATTCCGGCCGTTGGATTCTCGCTCTGGCTCGACCGCATCGAAACGGAAAGGGCGGCCCCATGACCATCACCATCGCGCTGCCCTCCAAGGGCCGGATGAAGGACGATGCCTCCGCACTTTTCGAGCGCGCCGGCATGAGGATCATCGCCGTCGGCAACGACCGCTCCTATCGCGGCCGTGTCGAAGGTTGGGACGACGTCGAGATCGCCTTCCTGTCGGCCACAGAAATATCCCGCGAACTTGGCAGCGGCACCATCGATTTCGGCGTGACCGGGGAAGACCTGGTGCGCGAAGGGTTGGCGGAAGCCGACAAGCGCGTCGAATTCAGCGCCCGCCTCGGTTTCGGCCGCGCCGACGTGGTGGTTGCCGTTCCTGAGATCTGGCTCGATGTCGACACCATGGCCGATCTCGGTGATGTCGCGGCGGACTTCCGTGCCCGCCATGGCCGCCGTTTGACCATCGCGACCAAGTATTGGCGGCTGACGCAGCAGTTCTTCTCCAGCCAGCATGGCATCCAGCTCTATCGCATCGTCGAAAGCCTTGGCGCGACGGAAGGGGCCCCGGCCTCCGGCTCGGCCGATATCATCGTCGACATCACGTCGACGGGCTCCACCTTGCGGGCGAACCATCTGCGGGTGTTGAACGACGGTGTGATCTTGCGCTCGCAAGCCTGCCTCGTGCGCGCCCGCAAGGAGAGCCACGCGGGCGAGCCGTCGGTGGCAAGGGTCATAGAGGCGGTGCGCAGCGCCCTTTGATTTCAAAAATCCGAACGAAAAACCCGCCGTCTTCCGACGGCGGGTGGCTTATGCTTGGGAGGATTTTTGCGCTTAGGCGGTGAGCGCATATGCGCCGCGGCGTGCGTCGAGCGAATAGGCGCCCGGGCCGAAGGTGGCGAGGAGGATATAGGCGCCGGCAAGGGTAAGGTTCTTCATCAGCATGATCTGGTTGAGCACGTTGATCCAGCCATTGGCTGCAGCCGGGAAATCCGGAACATTGATCGTGCCGCTGTGGAAGACGAGGCCGGTGAAGGCGCAGAAAACGGCGAGCGCCCAGCCGACGATACGGGTCTGGAAGCCCACGAGGACGGCAAGCCCCGCAACAAGCTCAAAAAGGCCAGCGCCATAGGCCAGAAGCGTTGCGGCAGGAAGGCCGGCCCCGCTGATCATCCCGGCTGTGCCGGCCGGATCGGTGAGCTTACCGAAGCCGGACATGATGAACATAAACGAAAGCAGGATGCGGGCAACAAGAAGGACGATGCTGTTGGTATTCGACATGGACGCGATCTCCGTTTGAATTGATCTGGAGGTCCCCGTGCCCCGGCACCGTCTGAACCTCGATTGCCCGGTGTTGTCGCCTTTTTCGGCTGCGATGAAAAGATAAACAAAAGAGGATGCTTTGTTCACTAATCTGAAACAGTCTCCCCGCTGAGCGGCTTGTCTTTTTCGCCGCCGGTCTTCTATGTTCGCCCCCCAACCTCCCAGGAGACAAAAGCATGGCAGACCTTTCCGCATTTCCGATTACCAAGCGCTGGCCGGCGCAGAATCCGAATATTATCCAGCTTTATTCGTTGCAAACGCCGAACGGTGCGAAGATTGCGATCGCCCTGGAAGAGCTCGGTCTGCCTTACGAGGCGCATTACATCTCGTTTGCAACCAACAATCAGAAGTCTGCCGAATTCCTCTCGCTCAATCCGAATGGCCGCATACCGGCGATCATGGATCCGAACGGGCCGGGCGGGAAGCCGATCGGCCTTTTCGAGTCAGGCGCGATTCTCCTTTATCTCGCGGAAAAAACCGGCCAGCTCCTCCCGCCGGATGCTGTGGGACGCTACGAGACCATCCAGTGGGTGTTCTTCCAGATGGCGGGCATCGGCCCGATGTTCGGCCAGTTTGGCCATTTCTTCAAATTCGCGGCTGAAAAGATCGCCAATAATTCCTATCCGATGGAGCGTTACCGCGACGAAGCCAAGCGGCTGCTGGGCGTGCTGGAAGGCCGCCTTGAGGGACGGCAGTGGATCATGGGCGAGGCCTATACCATTGCGGACATCACCACATTCCCATGGATCCGCGGCGCCGACATCTTCTACGGCGGCCGGGAAGTCCTGGACTATGCAAAGTTCCCCTCCGTCATGGCCTGGCTCGAACGCTGCATCGCGCGACCGGCAAGCGCCAAGGGTCTGAACATTCCCGTAAAGCCGGAGTGATCCGACCCAAAGGAAGGGCGGGTCACAGGAAGCGGCGTGCCCGAAGCGTCGCTGGGACGACTGCGTCGGACCGGACAATCCGGTCCGCTTCATCGAAGCTTTCGTGGATCTACTGGATCCAACGATCATGGTGTAATCCGTGCGAGCCGAAGGCGAATGGGCGCCCGCGCCATGATCGAGCCACCTTCTGGCCGGCTGACCCGGCGCTCTTCGCGCACATTGACCAGATTGGCCGAAAATCCGACCATGGTCGCGGTCGATCACGAGATTCCTCCCAGTCTGCCTGACGCTCGCGCCCGATTTCGGTTGTCGTCAAGAGCCCGCTGTCTCGCTATGAGGGGTCGCAGGATCTGCTGTCCTCAAGATGCTTGCGCCTGATCCCGGCTTGCCGTCTGGTTTGATCCTTCCTGTGTGAAGCGCGGAAAGATGAAGACCCCCGCCATGCTACCACTGAACTTTTTCTCCACACCGCTCGACTGACCCATGCAGAAAACCGGCTGACACAGGCCGTTCGGCATCATGATCGTGGTGGAAAAGCAGAAGGACGATGAAACAGTTGTAGCTTGCTCGAGAAGCGCGATGATATGCCCGCGATCTTTCGGATCATAGCAGCGCAGCAGGCTCAGAAGGCCGCATTCATGTGCCGAAAGGCCATGCAGCATGCTACTCCAGTCGCCGAGGCGGATCATTCCGCTCGAAAAGTCGCCCTGCCAGGCCTCAAAGACCGAAAATTGAGCAAGCATTTCCTGGTGGCGATGGCTCAGATCCAGCGATTCAAGCATCAGGGGGGCGGCAAGAGCTGCATTGGCGATCTTAAACAAGAGGTTCCCCGGTTCAGGCGCAGTCTCGGCTGCGCTGCGGTCAGAGCGAAACAGGGTCATACGGCGCCAGGCATCCTGCCTGCGGTCTAAAACCTCGATCGCCGGGGCAACGAGGCTCGCTCTTGCTTGTCGCGGAAACATCCGTCGGCGAATGTTCACGCGGGTTACGATGGCGGTCCGGTCTCACTGGCGGGTGAGAACGATCCTCGAACGCAGATCGATTGCAGCGGATTTATAGGAGCTTTTCGCCAAACGGCAACGGCTTTTTCGGGGCTGATCCCAGTCCGCTCAATACGGCCTCATCAGGCAATTTGGCTGGAAAGCGTCGCAAGAGAAGTACAAAAACCAGTCTGTGATCGATTTCACGCGGTTTCAGGTCGCGACGCAACTTTTTTGCCCGCCGGATACCGGTCCAAGCGAAAATTCGAACATTTACTGAAAATCTGGCGGCGCAAGCTTCGCGAAAGCTCCGGCTGGTGGCGGCAAGAAGACAGGCAATGTCTAGACGTTTCGCCAGGTCGATGCCTTTGCCGGGTGCTGCGCAGCTGCGAATTCGCGCTCAAAAAAAGGGCGGTCAGAGACCGCCCTTCCTGAACTGAACCGGATGGCTCAGATGCGAGACCTCAGTCTCACATCATGTCCATTCCGCCCATTCCGCCCATGCCGCCGCCCGGCATTGCCGGAGCTTCCTTCTTGGGCAGCTCGGCGATCATGGCTTCCGTGGTGATCAGCAGCGAAGCAACTGAAGCTGCATTCTGCAGAGCCGTACGGACGACCTTGACCGGATCGACGATACCCATGGCGATCATGTCGCCATACTCGCTCGTCTGGGCGTTGTAGCCGTAGTTGTCGTCATTCTTGTCGAGGATCTTTCCGACGACGATCGAAGCTTCGTCACCAGCGTTGTCGGCGATCTGGCGAACCAGCGACTGCAGCGCCTTGCGAACGATGTTGATGCCGGCTTCCTGGTCGTCGTTCACACCCTTGGAGGTGATCTTGACGGAGGAGCGGAGCAGGGCAACGCCGCCGCCCGGGACGATACCTTCCTGAACAGCAGCGCGCGTCGCATTGAGAGCGTCGTCGATACGGTCCTTCTTTTCCTTCACTTCGACTTCCGTCGAGCCGCCGACGCGGATGACGGCAACGCCGCCGGCGAGCTTGGCAAGGCGTTCCTGCAGCTTCTCGCGGTCGTAGTCGGAGGTGGTTTCTTCGATCTGCGCCTTGATCTGTGCAACGCGGCCTTCGATGTCGGACTTGGCGCCGGCGCCGTCGACGATCGTGGTGTTTTCCTTGGAGATCGAAACCTTCTTGGTGCGGCCGAGCATGTCGAGCGTGACGGACTCGAGCTTGATGCCGAGGTCTTCGGAGATGACCGTGCCGCCGGTGAGGATCGCGATGTCCTCGAGCATGGCCTTGCGGCGGTCGCCGAAGCCCGGAGCCTTGACGGCAGCAATCTTCAGCCCGCCGCGCAGCTTGTTGACGACGAGCGTTGCAAGTGCTTCGCCTTCGACGTCTTCAGCGATGATGAGCAGCGGCTTGCCGGTCTGGACGACAGCTTCGAGAACCGGAAGCATCGACTGCAGGTTCGAGAGCTTCTTCTCGTGCAGCAGGATGTAGGCGTCTTCGAGGTCAGCAACCATCTTTTCCGGGTTGGTGACGAAGTACGGCGACAGGTAGCCGCGGTCGAACTGCATGCCTTCGACGACTTCGAGTTCGGTTTCGGCGGTCTTGGCTTCTTCGACGGTGATGACGCCTTCGTTGCCGACCTTCTGCATGGCCTCAGCAATGTCACGGCCGACCTGGCTGTCGCCGTTTGCGGAGATCGTGCCGACCTGAGCTACTTCTTCCGAAGTGGAGATCTTCTTGGCCTTGGCCTGGAGATCCTTGACGACTTCGCTAACGGCGAGATCGATGCCACGCTTCAGGTCCATCGGGTTCATGCCCGCTGCAACGGCCTTGTTGCCTTCGCGAACGATGGCCTGTGCGAGAACTGTTGCGGTCGTGGTGCCGTCACCGGCGATGTCGTTGGTCTTCGAAGCGACTTCGCGGACCATCTGGGCGCCCATGTTTTCGAACTTGTCGTCCAGTTCGATTTCCTTGGCGACCGACACGCCGTCCTTGGTGATGCGCGGCGCGCCGAAGGACTTGTCGATGATGACGTTGCGGCCTTTCGGGCCGAGCGTTACCTTGACTGCGTCAGCGAGGATATCGACGCCGCGCAGCATCTTTTCGCGCGCGGTGCGGCCGAACTTAATTTCTTTAGCTGCCATTTTGAAAACTCCTGAGAAGGGTTGTCAGCGATTTCGAGTAAAAAGCGACCGGCTGGATCAGCCGATAATGCCCATGATGTCGGCTTCCTTCATGATCAGAAGGTCTTCGCCGTTGATCTTGACTTCTGTGCCGGACCACTTGCCGAACAGAACGCGGTCGCCAGCCTTGACGTCGAGAGCGACGACCTTGCCGGCTTCGTCACGAGCGCCGGAACCGACGGCGACGATTTCGCCTTCCTGCGGCTTTTCCTTAGCGGTATCGGGAATGATGATGCCGCCTTTGGTCTTTTCTTCGGACTCAACGCGGCGAACGACGACGCGGTCGTGAAGGGGGCGGAAATTGGTGCTTGCCATTGTCTAATCCCTCGATCAAATGACATTCGCAGGCCGGGCGGCCCACATGGATAAGTGTTAGCACTCTCCGTAGAGGAGTGCTAGCGCCGAGCATTTAGGGATGGCTCCGGAAGGAGTCAAGAAGACCCATCACGGAATTTTGCGCCGGAATTGTGAAGAGGCCGGGAATTGTTGAATCATCGCCCGGTTCAACCCGTGTCGGTTGCCGGAGCTTCGGAGGCGCGCAGGCTGTCGACGGCGTGGCGTGACTCTGGTGCAATGTACGATGGTTTTTGCTGAAGAACGCCCAAAACCCCTTGCCATCGCGGCATGCCTTTGCAATGTCACGCCTGACTGAAAGCAAATCGGGAAATCGGATGGCCAAGCGGATTGGAAGTTTTGCGGAGATCACCAGCCAGTATGATGCGATTTTCTGCGATGTCTGGGGCGTGCTTCACAATGGCGTCGATCCTTTCCCCACGGCCGCTGCTGCTCTGGAAGCGGCGCGCGGCGAGGGGCTTGCCGTCATCCTCATCACCAATTCACCGCGAATCGCGCCGCAGGTCGTCGCCCAGCTTCGCCAGATCGGCATCCAGGACGGCGCCTATGACCGGATCGTCACCTCCGGCGACGTCACCCGCGGCCTGATCGCCCAAGGCCCGAAGAAGGTGTTCCTGCTCGGCCCGGATCGCGATCTGGCCATCATCGAAGGTCTCGGCGTCGAACGCGTCGATGCGAAGGACGCCGAAACCGTGGTCTGCACCGGTTTCTTCGACGACGAGACGGAAAAGCCGGAAGACTACACCGATATGCTGGAGGATTTTCAGGCGCGCAACGTGCCGATGGTCTGCGCCAATCCGGACCTTGTCGTTGAACGTGGGCACCGCATCATCCCCTGCGCCGGAGCCATGGCTGCCTATTACCACCAGTTGGGCGGCGAGATCCGCATCGCCGGAAAGCCGCACGCGCCGATCTACGACGCCGTGCTGGCAACTGCGCACGAGCTTCGCGGCGATTTCCCGAAAAGTCGCATTCTTGCCATCGGCGACGGCATGCCGACGGATGTGCACGGCGCTCTCGATTACGGTCTCGATCTCCTCTATATCAGCGGCGGCATCCACGCGAAGGAATACACGCTGAACGGCGAGACCGACGAGGCGATCCTGCATGCCTATCTCGAACGCGAGAAGGCCGCGCCCAAGTGGTGGATGCCGCGCCTCGCATAAGAAGAAGCCCGCCGATGACCGTTTTTCACCGCAATGAAACCCGCGAACCCCTGCCTGACCACTT
Above is a window of Rhizobium etli 8C-3 DNA encoding:
- the groES gene encoding co-chaperone GroES, whose amino-acid sequence is MASTNFRPLHDRVVVRRVESEEKTKGGIIIPDTAKEKPQEGEIVAVGSGARDEAGKVVALDVKAGDRVLFGKWSGTEVKINGEDLLIMKEADIMGIIG
- a CDS encoding TIGR01459 family HAD-type hydrolase, whose product is MAKRIGSFAEITSQYDAIFCDVWGVLHNGVDPFPTAAAALEAARGEGLAVILITNSPRIAPQVVAQLRQIGIQDGAYDRIVTSGDVTRGLIAQGPKKVFLLGPDRDLAIIEGLGVERVDAKDAETVVCTGFFDDETEKPEDYTDMLEDFQARNVPMVCANPDLVVERGHRIIPCAGAMAAYYHQLGGEIRIAGKPHAPIYDAVLATAHELRGDFPKSRILAIGDGMPTDVHGALDYGLDLLYISGGIHAKEYTLNGETDEAILHAYLEREKAAPKWWMPRLA
- the groL gene encoding chaperonin GroEL (60 kDa chaperone family; promotes refolding of misfolded polypeptides especially under stressful conditions; forms two stacked rings of heptamers to form a barrel-shaped 14mer; ends can be capped by GroES; misfolded proteins enter the barrel where they are refolded when GroES binds); the protein is MAAKEIKFGRTAREKMLRGVDILADAVKVTLGPKGRNVIIDKSFGAPRITKDGVSVAKEIELDDKFENMGAQMVREVASKTNDIAGDGTTTATVLAQAIVREGNKAVAAGMNPMDLKRGIDLAVSEVVKDLQAKAKKISTSEEVAQVGTISANGDSQVGRDIAEAMQKVGNEGVITVEEAKTAETELEVVEGMQFDRGYLSPYFVTNPEKMVADLEDAYILLHEKKLSNLQSMLPVLEAVVQTGKPLLIIAEDVEGEALATLVVNKLRGGLKIAAVKAPGFGDRRKAMLEDIAILTGGTVISEDLGIKLESVTLDMLGRTKKVSISKENTTIVDGAGAKSDIEGRVAQIKAQIEETTSDYDREKLQERLAKLAGGVAVIRVGGSTEVEVKEKKDRIDDALNATRAAVQEGIVPGGGVALLRSSVKITSKGVNDDQEAGINIVRKALQSLVRQIADNAGDEASIVVGKILDKNDDNYGYNAQTSEYGDMIAMGIVDPVKVVRTALQNAASVASLLITTEAMIAELPKKEAPAMPGGGMGGMGGMDMM